Proteins from one Phyllobacterium zundukense genomic window:
- the thiP gene encoding thiamine/thiamine pyrophosphate ABC transporter permease: protein MISLKPLAGALALAFLAMLTGGACLSLAVEALRGGTEGFAAFDSYLWRIARFTLLQALLSMLLSVGLAIPLARALHAHPEFPGRTMILRFFALPLALPALVAVLGITSIYGRNSLLAVLFSWLGLDAIPNIYGLTGILIAHVFFNLPLATRLLLSSMDSIPEDYWKLSSQLGMGAWGRFRLIEWPVIQRNLSGIAGLIFMLCITSFTVVLTLGGGPRATTLEVAIYQSLHFDFDIARAVSLTLVQLCLTIAVLSVLSLSGRPTEEGFSLHTTTRRFDQPTLRTRVLDGATIILGLLFVALPIGGTVVSGLAADLLRLLGESLVWRAILTSIVLGASAAALSLVISLALVMAREYLASRRRYASPKLFERSLDRGASLIMVIPPIVIGSGWFILSRHFVDPFSLAPFMVVSVNAAMAIPFAFRILRPTWDTAASRNNRLCAQLGITGWNRLRLIDWPVLKRPSSVAFAFAMALSLGDLGTIALFGNNSIQTLPYLLLQRMGSYRTQDAAGLALILGVLCLLLMIAADRGAGTLAKREVANIG from the coding sequence TTGATATCCTTGAAGCCATTGGCGGGGGCTCTCGCCCTCGCCTTCCTTGCGATGCTGACGGGCGGCGCATGTTTGAGCCTCGCAGTTGAAGCACTGCGTGGCGGCACGGAAGGCTTTGCGGCCTTCGACAGCTATCTGTGGCGAATTGCACGCTTCACATTGTTGCAGGCGCTGCTCTCCATGCTGCTCTCGGTGGGGCTTGCCATCCCGCTCGCTCGCGCCCTCCACGCACATCCGGAATTTCCGGGACGGACTATGATCTTGCGGTTCTTCGCCCTGCCGCTCGCTCTGCCAGCCCTTGTGGCCGTGCTCGGTATCACCAGTATCTATGGACGCAATAGCCTGCTTGCTGTGCTGTTCAGCTGGCTAGGGCTAGACGCCATTCCTAATATTTACGGACTAACCGGCATCCTCATTGCGCATGTGTTTTTCAATTTGCCCCTGGCAACACGACTGCTCCTGTCAAGCATGGACTCCATTCCGGAAGACTATTGGAAACTCTCTTCCCAACTCGGCATGGGAGCGTGGGGGCGGTTCCGGTTGATCGAATGGCCGGTGATACAGCGCAACCTTTCCGGCATTGCCGGGTTGATTTTCATGCTCTGCATTACGTCGTTCACCGTTGTCCTGACGCTCGGCGGCGGACCGCGTGCAACAACGCTTGAGGTTGCGATCTACCAATCGTTGCATTTTGATTTCGATATCGCCCGCGCGGTTTCGCTGACGCTTGTGCAGTTGTGTTTGACCATTGCCGTTCTGTCGGTTCTGAGCCTAAGCGGGCGCCCGACCGAGGAGGGGTTCAGCCTGCACACGACGACGCGCCGCTTTGACCAACCAACGTTAAGGACACGCGTTCTGGACGGAGCCACGATAATCCTCGGTCTCCTTTTCGTCGCGCTCCCCATAGGCGGAACAGTCGTTTCGGGGCTGGCGGCCGATCTTCTCCGGCTACTGGGTGAGAGCCTCGTCTGGCGCGCAATCCTGACCAGCATCGTGCTCGGAGCAAGTGCGGCTGCGCTGTCGCTGGTCATTTCACTGGCGTTGGTGATGGCCCGCGAATATCTTGCAAGCCGGCGTCGCTACGCCTCGCCAAAACTGTTTGAGCGTTCGCTTGATCGCGGTGCAAGTCTTATCATGGTCATACCACCGATCGTCATCGGCTCCGGCTGGTTTATCCTGTCACGCCATTTTGTCGATCCATTCAGCCTCGCACCCTTTATGGTTGTGAGCGTTAACGCCGCGATGGCAATACCTTTTGCGTTTCGCATATTGCGCCCGACATGGGATACGGCCGCAAGCCGCAACAACAGGCTGTGTGCGCAACTGGGCATTACCGGATGGAACCGGCTTAGACTTATCGACTGGCCGGTTCTGAAGCGGCCATCGAGCGTGGCTTTCGCCTTTGCGATGGCCCTGTCGCTTGGCGACCTTGGAACAATCGCTCTCTTCGGAAACAATTCCATCCAGACCCTGCCCTATTTGCTG